A single window of Anopheles moucheti chromosome 2, idAnoMoucSN_F20_07, whole genome shotgun sequence DNA harbors:
- the LOC128309421 gene encoding nuclear hormone receptor HR96 produces the protein MTTTATITMANGTVPDGEAMAANGSISKICSVCGDKALGYNFNAVTCESCKAFFRRNALSTKGFTCPFNENCDITVVTRRFCQKCRLEKCFRIGMKKEYIMSEEDKVLKRKKIEQNRAKKRLSNGSASETGNGTSERETTPGRNSVPTKIKREKSLESFDGGDCWNNSSSSEYGPSEVLQTSGTGSSTTMFPMATIHDVPSNSSNQSMLSNGTSNDYSRIASPSELSNTPSSSAYNPHSSLSSDAELLSSAVASLQSSSSGGSKPSETVQLQSNGRTGSNDEKLPPVTIDSSAEDIVNRIVNYPTRASQTIASLMKSPKDAVFIMSKIINSQCDALKLISHFITAPGDALQIISKIMNSPLDALTVFAQFMSSPTDALQLIGKIVSSPADVLQFMQQLMNQPEDALQVMNKFMSSPAEALQMINKMMNHSDIVKTIKEAADTSQKDEDEQQQQRQEQQELLQTTQQPTQQQMHHTDVPLGSPHIDSAANDPHQMIRSIMQEPTIVTEPVGTISAAASPSSTSNYEPPYTSMLDPLLSSTTTSLVHSHNYHHNHPLQMSATIQPGSPSCSSDIADVVFAATSTFGHDPPIIVPPTDDLGIFQDIEAKPVMPHTLESVLMQAIKLEYEGYNSSPIGTSTSQQSTVHHPTVGSNSIELNDAERAKLNELIVANKALYAPVDDDLASLISDDCRIKSNQTKQDPQLLKVINLTAIAIRRLIKMSKKISAFKNMCQEDQLALLKGGCTEMMILRSAMQYDCDRATWKIPHSQEEMSNIRADVLKLAKGNVYQEHERFIRTFDKKWRSDENIILIMCAITLFSPDRPKTIHSDVIKLEQNSYYYLLRRYLESIYPGCEARSVFLKLMQKISELHFLNDEIISVYLNVNPSEVEPLLREIFDLKVH, from the exons ATGACGACCACGGCAACGATTACGATGGCTAACGGCACGGTGCCAGACGGTGAAGCGATGGCAGCGAACGGGTCCATCAGCAAGATTTGCAGCGTTTGCGGAGACAAGGCGCTCGGTTACAACTTCAACGCGGTAACCTGCGAAAGCTGTAAGGCATTTTTCCGCCGCAATGCACTGTCGACGAAGGGTTTTACGTGTCCGTTTAATGAAAATTGCGACATAACCGTCGTAACGCGACGCTTCTGCCAAAAGTGCCGTTTGGAAAAGTGTTTCCGGATCGGTATGAAGAAGGAATACATCATGTCGGAGGAGGACAAGGTGTTGAAGCGTAAGAAAATCGAACAGAATCGTGCCAAAAAGAGGCTCAGCAATGGAAGTGCATCGGAAACGGGAAATGGGACGAGCGAACGTGAAACAACCCCGGGCAGGAACAGTGTACCCACCAAGATTAAGCGAGAAAAGTCACTAGAATCGTTCGATGGTGGAGATTGTTGGAACAATTCTTCGTCCTCTGAGTATGGACCGAGCGAAGTGCTGCAGACGAGTGGCACGGGTAGTTCGACGACGATGTTCCCGATGGCAACGATCCATGATGTTCCCTCCAACTCCTCCAATCAATCGATGCTATCGAATGGTACGTCGAATGATTATAGCCGAATTGCTTCTCCGTCGGAACTAAGCAATACGCCCAGCTCTTCAGCGTACAACCCGCACAGTTCACTTTCCTCCGATGCTGAACTACTCTCCTCTGCTGTTGCCTCACTACAATCATCATCTAGTGGTGGATCGAAACCATCAGAAACGGTACAGCTTCAATCGAACGGACGTACGGGAAGCAATGACGAAAAGCTCCCTCCAGTTACGATCGATTCCAGTGCGGAGGATATCGTAAATCGGATCGTCAACTATCCTACCCGTGCCAGCCAAACAATTGCTTCACTGATGAAAAGCCCTAAGGATGCAGTATTCATAATGTCAAAGATAATCAACTCGCAGTGTGATGCGCTGAAGCTGATAAGCCATTTCATTACCGCACCGGGCGATGCGTTACAGATCATTAGCAAGATCATGAACTCTCCGCTGGATGCGTTGACCGTGTTCGCCCAGTTCATGAGTTCGCCGACGGATGCGCTACAGCTGATCGGAAAGATCGTCAGCTCGCCTGCCGATGTGCTACAGTTTATGCAGCAGCTTATGAACCAACCCGAAGATGCCCTTCAGGTAATGAACAAATTTATGAGCTCACCAGCTGAAGCGCTGCAGATGATCAACAAGATGATGAACCATTCCGATATTGTAAAAACGATCAAAGAAGCGGCCGATACATCCCAAAAGGATGAGGacgaacagcaacaacagcgacAAGAACAGCAAGAACTGCTTCAAACTACACAACAGCCAACTCAGCAACAAATGCACCATACGGATGTACCGTTGGGTTCGCCTCACATTGATTCGGCGGCAAACGATCCGCATCAGATGATTCGCTCGATAATGCAAGAACCGACCATCGTTACGGAACCAGTCGGAACGATCAGTGCAGCCGCTTCTCCTTCATCGACGTCCAACTACGAGCCACCCTACACCTCGATGTTGGACCCATTGCTTTCGAGCACAACCACCTCGCTAGTACATTCCCATAATTACCATCACAACCATCCGCTGCAAATGAGCGCCACTATCCAGCCAGGTTCACCGAGCTGCTCGAGCGATATAGCAGATGTAGTGTTTGCGGCGACGTCTACGTTTGGTCACGATCCACCAATAATCGTACCACCCACGGATGATTTGGGCATCTTTCAAGACATCGAAGCAAAACCGGTAATGCCACACACGCTGGAATCGGTCCTCATGCAAGCGATAAAGCTCGAGTACGAAGGATATAACAGTAGCCCGATTGGCACGAGCACGAGCCAGCAGTCAACCGTCCATCATCCGACGGTCGGTAGCAATAGCATCGAGCTAAATGATGCTGAAAGAGCCAAGCTGAATGAGTTGATTGTGGCCAATAAAGCACTGTACGCACCGGTTGACGATGATCTCGCGTCGCTCATCTCGGACGACTGCCGGATAAAG AGCAATCAAACGAAGCAAGATCCACAGTTACTGAAGGTGATCAACCTAACCGCCATTGCCATCCGTCGCCTGATAAAGATGTCGAAGAAGATCAGCGCCTTCAAGAATATGTGCCAGGAGGATCAGCTAGCATTGCTGAAGGGTGGCTGCACGGAGATGATGATCCTCCGTTCCGCTATGCAGTACGACTGTGATCGAGCGACATGGAAG ATACCTCACAGTCAGGAGGAAATGTCCAACATACGGGCGGATGTGCTCAAACTTGCCAAGGGTAATGTGTATCAGGAGCACGAACGGTTCATACGCACGTTCGACAAGAAATGGCGCTCGGACGAGAACATCATATTAATCATGTGTGCCATCACACTGTTTTCACCGGATCGTCCCAAAACGATTCATTCGGATGTGATCAAACTAGAACAG AATTCATACTACTATTTGCTACGTCGCTACTTGGAAAGTATCTATCCCGGTTGTGAGGCCCGCTCGGTATTTCTGAAGCTGATGCAGAAGATATCGGAATTACACTTTTTGAACGACGAAATAATCAGCGTCTATTTGAATGTTAATCCGTCGGAAGTGGAACCGCTGTTGCGTGAAATATTTGACCTAAAGGTGCACTAA
- the LOC128310336 gene encoding myosin-13 yields the protein METMEAENSNKYQKLATEYSKLRAQASVLKRAVLDEQNKNSTLRESLRLKEATLRKSEQEVDSLGFRNKQLERRVAALQENLEHELKKGSGGKALKTKSSNNDLNVVPGSEAGVIAEELQQKILENAQLSNSVEDKNAEVKQLQNRIDSLNRELQQQATVEQKLRKELELVTVRNSELESKVSEAASTIGSEDGLSVTTDVENHYNHFTASSNSASQVQNNGTNNNNNTTAVSQDDRVVFLEKELNHWRAQYELLKIETSSHIRIAPKVEQKEDIFSQGADGINRTLEDNQQQNEIQTREQKLTACFTKSIEDLFHDKCRAESKLASHFIECQRLQTHLDVLKNRLKEREEANREEERRYRIIEDELSRTRLNYEEQISVLTEQVISLSDQLAKAK from the exons ATGGAAACAATGGAAGCAGAAAACTCCAACAAATACCAGAAACTAGCCACCGAATACTCAAAA CTGCGTGCCCAGGCAAGCGTACTGAAGCGGGCCGTCCtcgatgaacaaaacaaaaactcaacCCTACGGGAATCTTTGCGCCTGAAAGAGGCTACGCTCCGAAAGTCGGAACAGGAGGTGGACAGTTTGGGGTTCCGTAATAAGCAGCTGGAGCGGCGGGTTGCAGCATTGCAGGAAAATCTAGAACATGAGCTAAAGAAAGGATCCGGCGGAAAAGCGCTTAAAACGAAATCATCCAACAACGACTTGAATGTGGTGCCGGGTTCGGAGGCTGGCGTGATTGCGGAAGAATTGCAGCAAAAAATTCTCGAAAATGCACAGCTGTCCAACAGTGTTGAAGACAAGAATGCCGAAGTGAAACAGTTGCAAAATCGCATCGATAGTCTGAACCGTGAACTCCAGCAACAGGCAACTGTTGAGCAAAAGCTGCGGAAAGAGCTCGAGCTGGTGACTGTTAGGAATTCGGAGCTTGAATCTAAAGTTTCCGAAGCAGCCAGCACG ATTGGAAGTGAGGATGGACTGAGCGTTACGACCGATGTTGAAAATCATTACAACCACTTTACCGCCAGCTCGAACAGTGCGTCCCAGGTGCAAAACAATGGTaccaataataacaacaatacgACGGCCGTCAGCCAGGACGATCGGGTGGTGTTTCTCGAAAAGGAGCTGAATCATTGGCGGGCCCAGTATGAGCTGCTGAAAATAGAAACCTCTAGTCACATTCGAATAGCGCCAAAGGTTGAACAAAAGGAGGACATTTTTAGTCAGGGAGCCGATGGCATTAATAG AACACTGGAGGACAATCAGCAGCAAAATGAGATACAAACACGGGAACAGAAGCTGACCGCGTGTTTTACGAAAAGTATCGAAGATCTGTTCCATGACAAATGTCGCGCAGAATCGAAACTGGCTTCACATTTCATTGAA TGTCAAAGACTGCAAACCCATTtggatgttttaaaaaatcgtcTAAAGGAACGAGAAGAGGCCAATAGAGAGGAAGAACGCCGCTACCGCATCATCGAAGATGAATTG TCCCGCACGCGGCTCAACTACGAGGAACAAATCAGTGTCCTGACCGAGCAAGTGATAAGCTTAAGTGATCAGTTAGCCAAGGCCAAGTAG
- the LOC128309510 gene encoding ADP-ribosylation factor-like protein 8, whose translation MLALLNRILDWFKSLFWKEEMELTLVGLQYSGKTTFVNVIASGQFCEDMIPTVGFNMRKVTKGNVTIKVWDIGGQPRFRSMWERYCRGVNAIVYMVDAADLDKMEASRNELHSLLDKPQLAGIPVLVLGNKRDIPGALEETGLIDRMNLSSIQDREICCYSISCKEKDNIDITLQWLIAHSKSQSR comes from the exons ATGTTAGCTCTTCTCAATCGCATCCTGGACTGGTTCAAAAGTCTCTTCTGGAAGGAGGAGATGGAGCTAACACTCGTCGGTTTGCAGTATTCCGGCAAGACAACCTTTGTCAACGTAATCGCC TCAGGACAGTTCTGTGAGGACATGATTCCAACCGTTGGCTTCAACATGCGGAAAGTAACGAAGGGAAACGTCACGATTAAGGTGTGGGATATCGGCGGCCAGCCACGTTTCCGGTCCATGTGGGAACGGTACTGCCGGGGTGTGAATGCAATCGT GTACATGGTGGATGCAGCGGATTTGGATAAAATGGAAGCATCGCGCAATGAACTGCACTCGCTGCTCGATAAACCGCAGCTAGCCGGCATTCCTGTGTTAGTGCTTGGTAACAAGCGGGACATTCCCGGTGCACTGGAGGAGACTGGGCTGATCGATAGaat GAATTTGTCTAGCATACAAGATCGGGAGATCTGTTGTTATAGTATTTCTTGCAAAGAAAAGGATAACATCGACATCACCCTGCAGTGGTTAATCGCCCACTCGAAGAGCCAAAGTCGTTAA
- the LOC128310335 gene encoding pre-mRNA-splicing factor ISY1 homolog has protein sequence MARNAEKAMTTLARWRAAKETETGKQERRPYLASECRDLGQCEKWRLEIIREISKKVAQIQNAGLGEFRIRDLNDEINKLLREKRHWENQISDLGGPHYRRYGPRMFDAEGREVPGNRGYKYFGAAKDLPGVRELFEQEPPPPPKKTRAELMKDIDADYYGYRDDDDGILLPLEEKAEKLAIQRAVEEWNSAKGTQKSTEKEDDEPDIYGSDAYITRDPEKQTKEDPMGLLGPRFTAHVPVPSQKDIEAALLKKRKQELMKKYGIEEDE, from the exons ATG GCTCGAAATGCGGAAAAAGCGAT GACAACACTGGCTCGGTGGCGGGCGGCaaaagaaacggaaacggGAAAACAGGAACGCCGTCCGTACCTAGCGTCTGAATGTCGCGATTTGGGACAATGCGAAAAGTGGCGCTTGGAAATCATTCGAGAAATATCGAAAAAAGTAGCACAAATTCAAAATG CCGGTTTGGGTGAATTTCGCATCCGTGATTTAAACGATGAAATTAACAAACTGCTCCGTGAGAAACGCCACTGGGAGAATCAGATATCCGATCTCGGAGGGCCACATTACCGGCGCTATGGGCCACGGATGTTCGATGCAGAGGGACGCGAAGTGCCCGGCAATCGCGGATACAAATATTTCGGTGCTGCCAAAGATCTTCCCGGGGTGCGAGAGCTGTTCGAGcaggaaccaccaccaccacccaagaAAACTCGTGCCGAATTGATGAAAGACATCGATGCAGACTACTACGGCTatcgagatgatgatgatggtatcCTACTACCGCTGGAAGAAAAGGCTGAAAAGCTTGCGATTCAGCGTGCAGTGGAAGAGTGGAATAGTGCGAAAGGTACGCAAAAGTCAACAGAAAAAGAGGACGATGAGCCAGATATTTACGGATCAGATGCGTACATTACACGCGATccggaaaagcaaacaaaggaAGATCCGATGGGTTTGTTAGGTCCACGGTTTACAGCTCACGTGCCCGTCCCGAGCCAGAAGGACATTGAAGCTGCCTTGTTGAAGAAGCGAAAACAAGAACTAATGAAAAAGTACGGCATTGAGGAAGATGAATAA